The following proteins are encoded in a genomic region of Arachis ipaensis cultivar K30076 chromosome B02, Araip1.1, whole genome shotgun sequence:
- the LOC107626781 gene encoding protein MAIN-LIKE 1-like, with protein sequence MGDNPARLYRLDGMAHIVGVINDESQRCISSMRRQQGMRLDERYVLYLQMAGLYHLARLNDRWFRLDEPLVSAFVERWRPETHTFHMPFGECTITLQDVAYQLGLPVDGRYVSGCLTDFQIYIHGGRPAWVWFQELLGVLPPANQIQKFAVNCTWFQETFGECPDGADNETVRRYARAYIMMLLGTQLFADKSGNRIRIRWLPYGLQ encoded by the exons ATGGGGGACAATCCAGCTAGACTATATCGCTTGGATGGAATGGCTCATATTGtcggggtcatcaacgacgag TCTCAGCGATGCATCtcgagcatgcggcggcagcagggcatgcgactcGATGAGAGGTACGTTCTGTACTTGCAGATGGCTGGcttataccatcttgcgaggctgaacgatagatggttcaGACTGGATGAGCCCCTTGTCAGTGCTTTCGTAGAGCggtggcgtccggagacgcacacctTCCACATGCCGTTTGGTGAGTGTACGATCACACTCCAGGATGTGGCCTACCAGTTGGGGTTGCCCGTTGACGGACGTTATGTCAGTGGTTGCCTGACGGACTTCCAGATATACATACATGGCGGTCGTCCAGCGTGGGTTTGGTTCCAGGAGTTGCTCGGTGTGTTACCTCCTGCGAACCAAATTCAGAAGTTTGCAGTGAATTGCACATGGTTCCAAGAGACCTTTGGAGAGTGCCCCGACGGCGCCGACAATGAGACAGTCAGGCGCTATGCTCGTGCGTATATCATGATGCTTTTGGGGACAcagctgtttgccgacaagtcTGGCAACCGTATTCGCATTCGGTGGCTACCGTacggcttgcaatga